The Streptomyces sp. CC0208 genome window below encodes:
- a CDS encoding cupin domain-containing protein, translating to MTRHLVRRVTDLPKPSYDEHGYRRRELVGDADGSSHTGFGVCELRPDGSVAAHVHSYEESFHILDGAVILDVHEGAYLLEEGDYGLLATGVPHAWRGAGDGVARWADMLAPVPRARYGYDTQAVSAWPVRPPVRIDVRDPRTRSFGHFEPAQMDPGKQSQDLLAVSASMRTALLVYSGITVKMMVDGDLGAVASTMFMVQYAPDGVAGTHDHPFEETYLFLEGEADAVFDGSPYRLGPGDCAWAGSGCVHGFSNAGAGPLRWLETQAPQPPVRHSYRFTRDWDYLREASR from the coding sequence GTGACCAGGCACCTGGTGCGCCGGGTCACCGACCTCCCGAAGCCGTCGTACGACGAACACGGCTACCGGCGACGGGAGTTGGTCGGCGATGCCGACGGCAGCTCGCACACCGGTTTCGGGGTGTGCGAGCTGCGCCCCGACGGGAGCGTGGCGGCCCATGTCCACTCGTACGAGGAGAGCTTCCACATCCTCGACGGGGCCGTGATCCTCGATGTGCACGAGGGGGCGTATCTGCTGGAGGAGGGCGACTACGGGCTTCTCGCGACCGGTGTTCCGCACGCCTGGCGCGGCGCCGGGGACGGCGTCGCCCGCTGGGCGGACATGCTCGCTCCGGTACCGCGGGCCCGGTACGGGTACGACACCCAGGCGGTCTCCGCTTGGCCGGTGCGCCCACCCGTCCGTATCGACGTCCGCGATCCGCGCACCCGGTCCTTCGGGCATTTCGAGCCCGCCCAGATGGATCCCGGGAAGCAGTCCCAGGACCTGCTCGCGGTGTCGGCGAGCATGCGGACCGCGCTGCTCGTCTACAGCGGGATCACCGTGAAGATGATGGTCGACGGCGACCTGGGAGCGGTCGCCTCGACGATGTTCATGGTGCAGTACGCGCCCGACGGCGTCGCGGGCACGCACGACCACCCCTTCGAGGAGACGTATCTGTTCCTCGAAGGCGAGGCGGACGCGGTCTTCGACGGTTCGCCGTACCGGCTCGGTCCGGGCGACTGCGCCTGGGCGGGCTCCGGTTGTGTGCACGGCTTCTCCAACGCCGGTGCGGGGCCGCTGCGTTGGCTGGAGACGCAGGCGCCGCAGCCGCCGGTGCGGCACTCTTACCGATTCACCCGGGACTGGGACTACCTGAGGGAGGCTTCCCGATGA
- a CDS encoding DNA starvation/stationary phase protection protein, translated as MTVVRSTLSESARETVGEALQSTLVDLIGLSLIGKQAHWNIVGPRFRSIHLQLDEVVSTARTFSDTVAERAAALGVAPDGRPETIAAAYTLPGSKSGWIRDDEVVRLIVETLEAAIGRLRERIEATEKADPVTQDLLIGITAELEKQRWMFEAENWPRD; from the coding sequence ATGACTGTGGTCAGGAGCACCCTGTCCGAATCCGCCCGCGAGACGGTCGGGGAGGCCCTGCAGAGCACCCTGGTCGATCTGATCGGCCTGTCGCTGATCGGGAAGCAGGCGCACTGGAACATCGTGGGCCCGCGTTTCCGGTCCATCCACCTCCAGTTGGACGAGGTGGTGTCGACGGCCCGCACGTTCTCCGACACGGTGGCGGAGCGCGCCGCTGCTCTGGGTGTGGCGCCCGACGGCCGACCGGAGACGATCGCGGCCGCCTACACGCTGCCGGGCTCGAAGAGCGGCTGGATCCGGGACGACGAGGTCGTCCGGCTGATCGTGGAGACGCTGGAAGCGGCCATCGGCCGGCTGCGCGAACGCATCGAGGCCACCGAGAAGGCCGACCCGGTCACGCAGGACCTGCTGATCGGCATCACCGCCGAGCTGGAGAAGCAGCGCTGGATGTTCGAGGCCGAGAACTGGCCCCGGGACTGA
- a CDS encoding amidohydrolase family protein: MTHRILLRAGHVLSMDPAVGDLPRGDVLIEDGWIAAVDREIGADAEVLDMTGRIVIPGFVDSHRHTWEASIRNVAPDATLDDYFVDILDTFAPLYTPEDVYAANLAGALECLNAGITTLVDWSHINNTPEHPDAAIRALTESGIRAQYAYGSANTSLADYWFESKIAIPGDDVRRIRTEYFSSDAGLLTLALATRGPGFCVNDVVTSEWALARELDIPITVHVAMGRLAGRFGMVKQLHDLGLLGPDTTYIHCCYLSDEEWRLVADSGGTVSIAPQVETQMGHGWPPVMKAIEHGLRPSLSIDVVTTVPGDMFTQIRAAFGAERARVNAASWQADVPVPDTMLTARQMLEIATRNGAHVAGLEDRTGSLTPGKRADVVAIDATALNVAPVHDAAAAVALSADVSNVETVIVDGVVRKRDGRLTADVARARRLVEESRDRLLAAKEARA; this comes from the coding sequence ATGACCCATCGGATACTCCTTCGTGCCGGACACGTGCTCTCCATGGACCCCGCCGTCGGGGACCTGCCGAGGGGGGACGTCCTCATCGAGGACGGGTGGATCGCGGCCGTGGACCGCGAGATCGGCGCGGACGCCGAAGTCCTCGACATGACCGGCCGCATCGTGATCCCCGGCTTCGTCGACAGCCACCGCCACACCTGGGAGGCGTCGATCCGCAACGTGGCGCCCGACGCCACGCTCGACGACTACTTCGTCGACATCCTCGACACCTTCGCCCCTCTCTACACCCCCGAGGACGTCTACGCCGCCAACCTCGCGGGCGCCCTGGAGTGCCTCAACGCCGGCATCACCACGCTGGTCGACTGGTCCCACATCAACAACACGCCCGAGCACCCGGACGCGGCGATCCGGGCCCTCACGGAGAGCGGCATCCGCGCCCAGTACGCGTACGGCAGCGCCAACACCTCGCTCGCCGACTACTGGTTCGAGAGCAAGATCGCGATTCCGGGCGACGACGTACGCCGGATCCGCACGGAGTACTTCTCCTCCGACGCGGGCCTGCTCACCCTGGCCCTCGCCACCCGCGGCCCCGGTTTCTGCGTCAACGACGTCGTCACCTCCGAGTGGGCCCTCGCCCGCGAGCTGGACATCCCGATCACCGTGCACGTGGCCATGGGACGCCTCGCCGGCCGCTTCGGCATGGTCAAGCAGCTCCACGACCTCGGACTGCTCGGCCCCGACACCACCTACATCCACTGCTGCTACCTGAGCGACGAGGAGTGGCGGCTGGTCGCCGACAGCGGCGGTACGGTCTCCATCGCACCGCAGGTCGAGACGCAGATGGGGCACGGCTGGCCGCCGGTGATGAAGGCGATCGAGCACGGCCTGCGCCCCTCCCTGAGCATCGACGTCGTCACCACCGTGCCCGGCGACATGTTCACCCAGATCCGTGCGGCCTTCGGCGCCGAGCGCGCCCGCGTCAACGCGGCCAGCTGGCAGGCCGACGTCCCGGTCCCCGACACCATGTTGACGGCACGTCAGATGCTGGAGATCGCCACCCGCAACGGCGCCCACGTCGCCGGCCTGGAGGACCGCACCGGATCGCTCACCCCGGGCAAGCGCGCGGACGTCGTCGCGATCGACGCGACCGCCCTGAACGTGGCCCCGGTTCACGACGCGGCCGCAGCGGTGGCGTTGAGCGCGGACGTGTCCAACGTGGAGACGGTCATCGTCGACGGGGTTGTCCGCAAGCGCGACGGCAGGCTCACGGCCGACGTGGCGCGTGCCCGGCGCCTGGTCGAGGAATCCCGCGACCGGCTGCTGGCCGCGAAGGAGGCCCGGGCGTGA
- a CDS encoding DUF3140 domain-containing protein: MTDALELDALWEDFHRAVNMTSQELAAWLRVSEATESAEPLPEHAGEPTGQHVLAILQKRRTDLTDDDIEVMYEVVDTVTADADVENEPQAEDSVRRQRLMSVGHDPLRR, from the coding sequence ATGACCGACGCTCTCGAACTCGACGCGCTGTGGGAGGACTTCCACCGCGCGGTGAACATGACCTCACAGGAGCTGGCCGCCTGGTTGCGGGTCAGCGAGGCCACCGAGTCCGCGGAACCGCTGCCGGAGCACGCGGGTGAGCCGACCGGGCAGCATGTCCTGGCGATCCTCCAGAAGCGGCGCACGGACCTGACCGACGACGACATCGAGGTGATGTACGAGGTGGTGGACACCGTCACCGCGGATGCCGACGTGGAGAACGAACCCCAGGCCGAGGACAGCGTCCGCAGGCAGCGGCTGATGTCCGTCGGACACGACCCGCTCAGGCGGTGA
- a CDS encoding SDR family oxidoreductase: MSGVVVIGGTSGIGREFARVRAERGDEVVITGRDPHRTDTVAKEIGARGLALDLARPKGIVDALSDVEAVDHLVIAAISRDENRVTAYDIDAAVHLVTLKLVGYTAVVHALRSRLHEDSAIVLFGGQAKERPYPGATTVATVNAGVRGLMHSLAVELAPVRVNAIHPGVVGDSPYWRAKPEEVLAGLRARTPTGRLATVADVVDAVDFLLRNGSVNAVELSVDGGWLLG; encoded by the coding sequence ATGAGCGGCGTGGTGGTGATCGGGGGAACCTCGGGCATCGGCAGGGAGTTCGCCCGGGTGCGTGCCGAGCGCGGCGACGAGGTGGTGATCACCGGGCGCGACCCTCACCGCACCGACACCGTCGCCAAGGAGATCGGCGCCCGGGGACTCGCCCTGGACCTCGCGCGGCCGAAGGGGATCGTCGACGCGCTGAGCGACGTGGAGGCCGTCGACCACCTGGTGATCGCGGCCATCTCCCGCGACGAGAACCGCGTCACCGCGTACGACATCGACGCCGCCGTGCATCTCGTCACGCTCAAGCTCGTCGGCTACACCGCGGTCGTGCACGCACTGCGGTCCCGGCTGCACGAGGACAGCGCCATCGTGCTGTTCGGCGGACAGGCCAAGGAGCGGCCCTACCCGGGCGCGACGACGGTGGCGACCGTCAACGCCGGGGTGAGGGGGCTGATGCACTCGCTGGCCGTCGAACTCGCTCCCGTCCGGGTCAACGCGATCCATCCCGGAGTGGTGGGGGACAGCCCCTACTGGCGGGCCAAGCCGGAGGAGGTCCTGGCGGGCCTGCGGGCCAGGACCCCGACCGGACGGCTCGCGACCGTGGCGGACGTGGTGGACGCCGTGGACTTCCTGCTGCGCAACGGCTCGGTCAACGCGGTGGAGTTGAGCGTGGACGGCGGATGGCTGCTGGGATGA
- a CDS encoding SAM-dependent methyltransferase, whose protein sequence is MTGTESAGRRIDTSRPHPARVYDWFLGGKDNYPVDEELGRAITAQGDAPRQARANRRFMERATRVVVREAGIRQFLDIGSGIPTEPNLHQIAQSAVPDARIVYVDNDPIVLAHAAALLHGTPEGATHYLQADAREPQRILQGASAVLDFEQPVALSLVALLHFISDEDGAQELVDTLVGALAPGSCLVLSALTADFDPERVHAGIAAYTASGVTLVARSHDEVSRLFKGLEVLEPGIVSLSRWRPDAREEGDPVSLYGAVGIKR, encoded by the coding sequence GTGACCGGGACCGAGTCGGCCGGCCGGCGGATCGACACGAGCAGGCCGCATCCGGCCCGGGTGTACGACTGGTTCCTCGGCGGGAAGGACAACTACCCCGTCGACGAGGAGCTCGGACGCGCGATCACGGCACAGGGGGACGCTCCCCGGCAGGCGCGCGCCAACCGCCGGTTCATGGAGCGCGCCACCCGGGTCGTCGTACGGGAGGCGGGAATCCGCCAGTTCCTCGACATCGGCTCCGGCATCCCCACCGAGCCCAACCTCCACCAGATCGCCCAGTCCGCCGTACCGGACGCCCGGATCGTGTACGTCGACAACGACCCGATCGTCCTGGCCCACGCGGCGGCCCTGTTGCACGGCACCCCGGAGGGGGCGACGCACTATCTCCAGGCGGACGCCCGCGAGCCGCAGCGGATCCTCCAAGGCGCCTCCGCCGTCCTCGACTTCGAGCAGCCCGTCGCGCTGTCGCTGGTCGCGCTGCTGCACTTCATCTCCGACGAGGACGGCGCCCAGGAGCTGGTGGACACGCTGGTCGGCGCGCTGGCTCCGGGCAGTTGTCTGGTGCTGTCGGCGCTGACGGCGGACTTCGATCCGGAGCGGGTGCACGCGGGCATCGCGGCCTACACGGCGAGCGGGGTCACCCTGGTGGCCCGCTCGCACGACGAAGTGAGCCGTCTCTTCAAGGGACTCGAGGTCCTTGAGCCGGGGATCGTGTCCCTGTCGCGCTGGCGTCCGGACGCACGCGAGGAGGGCGACCCCGTGTCGCTGTACGGGGCGGTCGGCATCAAGCGTTGA
- a CDS encoding endonuclease yields MTRAERVVRELVGAHGRTYAAEAGITLKDTPQPLYRLLVLSLLLSARIRGSVAIATARELHRAGLRDPRRMARAGRQERVEALGRGGYRRYDERTATQLGRGAELLTERWGGDLRRLRAEADGDVAELRRLLQEFPGIGPAGADIFLREVQGVWPEVAPCLDGKVLAGAERLGLPKDPDRLIELAGDAQPDVLAAALVRAAIDGEVAEDSLRRAG; encoded by the coding sequence GTGACCAGGGCCGAGCGCGTCGTACGGGAACTCGTCGGCGCGCATGGACGGACGTACGCCGCGGAGGCGGGCATCACGCTGAAGGACACCCCGCAGCCCCTGTACCGGCTGCTGGTGCTGTCCCTCCTGCTCAGTGCCCGCATCCGCGGCTCCGTCGCGATCGCGACCGCGCGCGAACTGCACAGGGCGGGACTGCGCGACCCCCGCCGCATGGCCCGGGCCGGCCGGCAGGAGCGGGTGGAGGCGCTGGGCCGCGGCGGCTACCGACGCTACGACGAACGTACGGCGACGCAACTCGGCCGTGGCGCCGAGCTGTTGACCGAGCGATGGGGCGGTGATCTGCGCCGACTGCGCGCGGAGGCGGACGGCGACGTAGCCGAACTGCGGCGCCTGCTCCAGGAGTTCCCCGGTATCGGGCCGGCCGGTGCCGACATCTTCCTGCGTGAGGTGCAGGGCGTCTGGCCGGAGGTCGCGCCCTGTCTGGACGGCAAGGTGCTTGCGGGCGCCGAGCGGCTCGGCCTGCCGAAGGATCCCGACCGGCTGATCGAGCTGGCCGGTGACGCCCAACCGGACGTTCTCGCCGCCGCGTTGGTACGGGCGGCGATCGACGGCGAGGTGGCCGAAGACAGCCTCCGGCGCGCCGGGTGA